One stretch of Ktedonobacteraceae bacterium DNA includes these proteins:
- a CDS encoding acyl-CoA dehydrogenase family protein translates to MNDINPRAQQYADIRQGVRDVCKAFDSAYWQKVEEASSYPEAFVQALTEAGWLAALIPEEYGGSGTGLTEASVILEEINRSGANSGACHAQMYTMGTLLRHGSPEQKRAYLPRIASGELRLQSFAVTEPTTGTDTTKTRTFAEKRGDRYRVNGQKVWISRVQHSDLMLLLARTTPLSQVGKKTEGLSVFLVDVRQSLGHGMTVRPIRNMVNHETNEVFFDNLEVPAENLIGEEGKGFSYILDGMNAERILIAAECIGDGYWFIDRARTYASERIVFDRPIGQNQGIQFPIAQAYANVRAADLMRYEAAGLFDEEQPCGAEANLAKLLAADASWQAANACLQTHGGYGFAAEYDVERKFRETRLYQVAPISTNLILSYLGEHVLGMPRSF, encoded by the coding sequence TTGAACGACATCAACCCGCGCGCGCAACAATACGCCGATATTCGCCAGGGAGTGCGCGATGTTTGCAAGGCCTTCGATAGCGCCTACTGGCAGAAGGTTGAGGAAGCCTCTAGTTATCCTGAAGCGTTTGTGCAGGCGCTGACAGAGGCAGGATGGCTTGCCGCGCTCATTCCAGAGGAATATGGCGGCAGCGGGACCGGTTTGACCGAGGCGTCGGTGATCCTCGAAGAGATCAACCGCTCAGGCGCGAATTCTGGGGCCTGCCACGCGCAGATGTATACCATGGGAACGCTATTGCGCCATGGCTCGCCTGAGCAGAAACGCGCCTACCTGCCGCGCATCGCTTCGGGCGAGCTACGCCTGCAATCCTTCGCCGTCACCGAGCCAACAACCGGCACCGATACCACGAAGACCAGAACCTTCGCCGAGAAGCGTGGAGACCGCTATAGAGTGAATGGGCAGAAGGTCTGGATTTCGCGCGTCCAGCATTCGGACCTGATGCTGTTGCTGGCCCGCACCACACCGCTGTCGCAGGTCGGGAAGAAAACCGAGGGATTATCCGTCTTCCTGGTGGATGTACGGCAGAGCCTGGGACATGGTATGACGGTGAGGCCCATCCGCAACATGGTCAATCACGAGACCAACGAAGTCTTTTTCGACAATCTCGAGGTTCCCGCTGAAAACCTGATCGGAGAAGAGGGCAAGGGCTTCTCATACATCCTGGATGGCATGAACGCCGAGCGCATCCTGATCGCGGCGGAGTGCATCGGCGACGGCTACTGGTTCATTGACAGGGCCCGTACGTATGCGAGCGAGCGCATCGTCTTCGACCGGCCTATTGGGCAGAATCAGGGCATCCAGTTTCCTATCGCCCAGGCTTATGCTAACGTGCGCGCTGCCGATTTGATGCGCTACGAAGCAGCAGGCCTCTTCGATGAGGAACAGCCCTGCGGAGCCGAGGCAAATCTGGCGAAGCTGCTGGCGGCAGACGCTTCCTGGCAGGCGGCCAATGCCTGTCTGCAGACGCACGGCGGCTACGGCTTCGCGGCAGAATACGATGTGGAGCGTAAGTTCCGCGAGACGCGCCTCTACCAGGTAGCGCCCATCTCGACAAATCTGATCCTATCATATCTAGGCGAGCATGTGCTGGGTATGCCGCGCTCATTTTAA
- a CDS encoding SDR family NAD(P)-dependent oxidoreductase, producing MEKRFTSKVVLVTGAAHGIGRAIALRFANEGAQVIVNDVNREGAEATVRAITGSGGSAIAGIADVSNKGQVDGLFDNILERFGKLDVLVNNAGLINVERHFLEGDEAWWDSVLSTNLKGAFLCSLRAAHAMARRRQGVIINMSSGGATRSHRGMAAYDASKGGIEALTRAMALDLAPYGIRVNALVPGSIDTQGMNLEVKHDRGQTIPLGRVGEPEELAGPAAFLASDDASYITGHILVVDGGLLAQQRSPQVDIFPLSRFPKLEVE from the coding sequence ATGGAGAAACGCTTTACGTCTAAAGTGGTGCTGGTGACGGGAGCCGCGCATGGCATAGGCCGTGCCATCGCACTGCGTTTCGCTAACGAGGGCGCGCAGGTCATCGTTAATGATGTAAATAGGGAGGGCGCCGAAGCCACCGTGCGGGCGATTACCGGTTCCGGTGGATCGGCCATTGCCGGTATCGCGGATGTATCGAATAAAGGCCAGGTTGATGGCCTGTTCGACAACATACTTGAGCGTTTCGGCAAGCTGGATGTGCTGGTCAACAACGCCGGTCTCATCAATGTCGAACGCCACTTTCTCGAGGGTGACGAGGCCTGGTGGGATAGCGTCCTATCAACAAATCTCAAGGGAGCATTTCTCTGTTCGCTGCGCGCCGCTCACGCGATGGCCCGTCGCCGTCAAGGCGTAATTATCAATATGTCCAGCGGAGGAGCCACGCGCTCGCATCGAGGGATGGCGGCTTACGATGCCTCGAAGGGCGGCATAGAAGCTCTGACGCGGGCGATGGCGCTCGACCTTGCCCCGTATGGCATTCGCGTCAACGCGCTTGTTCCCGGCTCGATTGATACGCAGGGCATGAATCTGGAGGTGAAGCATGATCGCGGCCAGACCATACCGCTGGGGCGCGTGGGCGAACCAGAAGAACTGGCCGGCCCTGCCGCTTTTCTCGCCTCAGATGATGCCAGCTATATCACCGGGCATATTCTCGTAGTTGACGGTGGACTCCTTGCCCAGCAGCGCTCGCCGCAGGTCGATATTTTCCCGCTGAGCCGTTTTCCCAAGCTGGAGGTCGAGTGA
- a CDS encoding PAS domain-containing sensor histidine kinase yields the protein MLDVSPDALVVTDQAGSIVMLNEQAAALFGYDQEELQGKLLESLMPERFRAAHIGHRERFFAAPRRRPMGLGLQLFGRGKDGSEFPVDISLRPLLLDDRPLTIAAIRDVTEQRRAERERLQQLEQIRLQAELINQAHDAIIVRDPISRILYWNRGAEELYGWTAQEASGRITHILLKTRFPLTLSVIDAQLEQEGQWEGKLLHTCKDGRIVTVESRQALFRDEAGKPSAILEINRDITERQRQEEQEHAAHVETAAQLEFLRKILDALPSSIYLVYGPDARLLLANRKANNLWGAEWQVNRPMLEFLATKGIRIFDPQGHPLPESHYATLRAVRGETVLQHQETIRRPDESSLPVLVNALPLGSQESWKMLQEQREGAEQQVSSPQAVALVVYQDVAALKETEYLKDEFIGIVAHELRTPLAALRGFADMLLVQTGRGHGPQLADWQKEALMEIDEATTRLSKLTDELLDVTRLQAGRMLLHRVPTDVVPLTRRMVAHLQQTTTRHSITVNTDHISLVAYIDPGRIEQVLINLIGNAIKYSPEGGPVVITIRPRVAESMVEISVQDKGIGIPERQHAQIFGRFMRADNASAWGIGGTGLGLYLSRELVEQHGGHLWFESAEGAGSTFFLTLPLLSTEQENE from the coding sequence GTGCTGGATGTGTCGCCGGATGCGCTGGTCGTTACTGACCAGGCAGGATCGATTGTGATGCTCAATGAGCAGGCGGCTGCATTGTTTGGCTATGACCAGGAAGAACTCCAGGGGAAGCTCCTCGAATCGCTGATGCCCGAACGTTTTCGCGCAGCTCACATTGGTCACCGCGAGCGCTTTTTCGCTGCTCCACGCCGCCGTCCTATGGGACTGGGATTACAACTTTTTGGGCGAGGCAAGGATGGCAGCGAGTTTCCGGTAGATATCAGCCTGCGCCCATTACTGTTGGATGATCGGCCCCTGACTATCGCCGCTATTCGGGATGTTACCGAGCAACGGCGTGCGGAACGGGAACGCCTGCAACAATTAGAGCAAATTCGCTTACAGGCCGAATTAATCAACCAGGCACATGATGCGATTATCGTGCGCGACCCCATCAGTCGTATTCTCTACTGGAATCGCGGCGCTGAAGAACTTTATGGCTGGACGGCCCAGGAAGCGTCAGGGCGTATCACTCACATATTGCTCAAAACGCGCTTTCCTCTCACTCTTTCCGTCATTGATGCGCAACTCGAACAAGAAGGACAATGGGAGGGGAAACTGCTCCATACCTGCAAAGATGGCAGGATTGTCACCGTCGAAAGCCGGCAGGCACTCTTTCGCGATGAAGCAGGGAAGCCATCTGCTATACTGGAGATTAACCGCGATATTACTGAGCGGCAGCGCCAGGAAGAACAGGAGCATGCAGCGCATGTTGAAACGGCAGCGCAGCTAGAATTTCTGCGTAAAATACTTGACGCCCTGCCCAGTAGCATCTATCTTGTCTATGGCCCCGACGCGCGCCTTCTGCTGGCCAATCGCAAGGCCAACAATTTATGGGGTGCTGAATGGCAGGTGAACCGGCCAATGCTGGAGTTTCTTGCAACGAAGGGTATCAGAATTTTCGACCCCCAGGGCCATCCTTTGCCTGAATCCCACTACGCGACACTAAGAGCGGTACGAGGAGAAACCGTGCTGCAACACCAGGAAACCATTCGCCGTCCTGATGAATCGAGCCTGCCCGTCCTGGTCAATGCCCTGCCGCTCGGCTCGCAAGAGTCCTGGAAGATGCTACAAGAACAGCGTGAGGGGGCAGAGCAGCAGGTATCATCTCCACAGGCGGTAGCCCTGGTCGTCTATCAGGATGTTGCCGCTCTTAAGGAAACGGAATATCTCAAAGACGAATTCATCGGTATTGTGGCGCACGAATTGCGCACGCCTCTGGCCGCCCTGCGAGGATTTGCCGACATGCTGCTGGTGCAAACCGGACGCGGGCACGGGCCGCAGCTGGCCGATTGGCAAAAGGAAGCGCTGATGGAGATTGACGAGGCTACCACCCGCCTTTCCAAGCTGACTGACGAACTCCTGGATGTCACGCGATTGCAGGCGGGGCGGATGCTCCTGCACCGCGTACCCACCGATGTAGTGCCGTTGACACGCCGTATGGTCGCCCACCTGCAGCAGACTACCACACGACACAGTATAACAGTAAATACGGACCACATCTCGCTGGTTGCGTATATCGATCCAGGTCGAATAGAGCAGGTATTGATCAATCTGATCGGTAATGCCATTAAGTACAGCCCTGAAGGGGGACCCGTTGTCATTACTATCCGGCCACGAGTGGCCGAGTCGATGGTTGAGATCAGCGTGCAGGATAAGGGCATAGGGATTCCGGAGCGGCAACATGCCCAGATATTCGGACGTTTTATGCGCGCTGATAACGCCTCGGCCTGGGGCATTGGCGGAACGGGCCTGGGATTGTATCTCAGCCGCGAACTGGTCGAACAACACGGGGGTCATCTCTGGTTTGAATCGGCGGAGGGAGCCGGTTCCACGTTCTTCTTGACTCTTCCACTTCTGTCTACTGAACAGGAGAACGAGTAA
- a CDS encoding zinc-binding dehydrogenase: MSAEMQAAVLHKYAAPPEFHPWSIPERGKGQVLVRVLAAPISPLDRLCASGKSYFGPPKLPYIPGTQGVGIVEEADTLAPGQRIWFSCDAGMKPGDGSMAQYCLIDETAALLLPDEIESDLAAALGLSAIAAWMALTWRGRLQAGEQVLVLGASGAVGQVAVQLARLLGAGRVIAASRDKEGLALALSRGADATVDLIGSDVDEITRRIVAACDGPLHLVIDPVWGIPAEAAARVLGPEGRLVNIGSAAGASARFESATVRSRLHAILGYTNNALAHEQKAQALKQILAYAAAGRCTVEREMVPLEQVADAWERQAAFARHKFILIPW, from the coding sequence ATGAGCGCCGAGATGCAGGCAGCAGTACTTCACAAGTATGCTGCTCCACCCGAATTTCACCCGTGGTCCATCCCTGAGCGTGGGAAAGGGCAGGTCCTGGTGCGCGTCCTGGCCGCTCCCATCAGCCCTTTAGACCGGCTGTGCGCGTCCGGTAAGTCCTACTTTGGGCCGCCAAAGCTCCCCTATATTCCGGGTACCCAGGGCGTCGGCATCGTCGAAGAGGCCGATACCCTTGCGCCGGGGCAGCGCATATGGTTCAGTTGCGATGCTGGTATGAAGCCTGGGGATGGCAGCATGGCGCAGTACTGCCTGATCGACGAGACGGCGGCCCTCCTGCTCCCTGATGAGATCGAGAGCGACCTTGCCGCGGCCCTCGGACTATCCGCGATTGCCGCCTGGATGGCGCTCACCTGGCGCGGTCGCCTCCAGGCTGGAGAACAGGTGCTGGTACTGGGGGCCAGCGGCGCGGTTGGACAGGTGGCTGTGCAGTTGGCCAGGCTGCTTGGGGCCGGACGTGTGATTGCTGCCTCGCGTGACAAGGAAGGACTTGCCCTGGCGCTTTCACGTGGCGCCGATGCCACTGTTGATCTTATAGGCAGTGATGTGGACGAGATCACCAGGCGTATCGTCGCGGCCTGTGATGGTCCACTGCACCTCGTGATTGATCCTGTATGGGGCATTCCGGCGGAAGCAGCTGCGCGCGTGCTGGGGCCAGAAGGAAGGCTCGTCAATATCGGCTCTGCTGCCGGAGCCTCAGCACGCTTTGAATCGGCCACCGTGCGCAGCCGGTTGCATGCCATTCTAGGCTATACCAACAATGCGCTGGCACACGAGCAGAAGGCCCAGGCACTCAAACAAATCCTGGCATATGCTGCCGCTGGCCGTTGTACGGTTGAGCGGGAGATGGTTCCGCTTGAGCAAGTTGCGGATGCCTGGGAGCGCCAGGCAGCTTTTGCCCGTCACAAGTTCATTCTCATTCCCTGGTGA
- a CDS encoding response regulator, which translates to MASRDSIVILMADDDEDDILLTQKALRQGKLLNELHCVRDGEELLDYLFHRGAYTDKESAPRPGVILLDLNMPRKDGREALREIKAHPDVNDIPIVVFTTSKAEEDIYRSYKLGVNSFITKPVTFERLIEVMQMIGKYWFEIVTLPPEENKGAY; encoded by the coding sequence ATGGCAAGCAGAGATTCTATTGTGATTTTGATGGCTGACGATGATGAAGATGATATCCTGCTCACGCAAAAAGCGCTGCGGCAGGGGAAACTGCTCAATGAACTCCATTGTGTGCGGGATGGCGAAGAATTACTTGATTACCTGTTTCATCGTGGGGCCTATACAGATAAGGAGAGTGCGCCCCGTCCCGGCGTCATCCTGCTCGATTTAAATATGCCGCGCAAGGATGGACGCGAGGCGCTCAGAGAGATCAAAGCGCATCCAGATGTCAACGATATTCCCATCGTGGTGTTCACAACCTCAAAAGCAGAGGAAGATATCTATCGCTCTTACAAACTGGGCGTAAACTCGTTTATTACGAAGCCGGTAACATTTGAACGCCTCATCGAGGTCATGCAGATGATCGGCAAATATTGGTTCGAGATTGTAACATTACCTCCGGAGGAGAACAAAGGTGCCTACTGA
- a CDS encoding ATP-binding protein has protein sequence MPTDTQSIGILLIEDDEEDFILLQKVLAKVSSTRYKVQWEQHAGEGLAHMLREDHDICLIDYRLGANSGIELLKEARRRGYDLPIILLTGAVGGGGIDIQALQAGADDYITKDLLQGELLDRLIRYAIERRKAEQERQRLMREQMIRDERDARRNEFISMVVHELKTPLSSIKGYSQLLGRRCGRSGDTQGAQLAARLDQQVNRLTSLIDDLQDINRMEGGKLRLRESLFAFDELVAEVVADIQLTTEQQTIVIEGRSGATIYGDRERISQVLTNLLANAIKYAPESETILVKLKRDEQFVTACVQDFGPGIPKEYQEYIFEPFYRVDTPDNGSKQGLGLGLAIAAGLIKRHQGRLWVESEEGAGATFCFTLPLNVPAVLQESEDNESAPTALP, from the coding sequence GTGCCTACTGACACACAATCGATTGGCATCCTGCTCATTGAGGACGACGAGGAAGATTTTATTCTCCTGCAAAAGGTACTCGCGAAGGTTTCATCCACTCGCTATAAGGTGCAGTGGGAACAACATGCCGGGGAAGGACTCGCGCACATGCTGCGAGAGGATCACGATATCTGCCTGATCGATTACCGGCTTGGGGCAAACAGCGGCATCGAACTGTTGAAAGAGGCCCGCAGGCGAGGGTACGACCTGCCCATTATTCTTCTGACGGGCGCGGTTGGGGGAGGAGGCATCGATATCCAGGCATTGCAGGCCGGTGCTGATGACTATATCACGAAGGACCTGCTGCAAGGAGAATTGTTGGATCGCCTGATACGCTATGCGATTGAGCGACGCAAAGCTGAGCAGGAGCGCCAGCGACTGATGCGCGAGCAAATGATTCGTGACGAGCGCGATGCGAGGAGAAATGAATTCATCAGCATGGTTGTGCATGAACTCAAGACGCCTCTCAGCAGCATCAAAGGATATTCGCAATTGCTCGGCAGGCGTTGCGGACGTTCAGGGGATACGCAGGGAGCACAACTGGCGGCCAGGTTGGACCAGCAGGTCAACCGCCTGACCAGCCTGATCGACGATTTACAGGATATCAATCGCATGGAGGGAGGAAAGCTCCGGCTGCGTGAAAGCCTGTTCGCGTTCGATGAACTGGTGGCAGAGGTAGTGGCGGATATCCAACTGACAACGGAGCAGCAAACCATCGTCATCGAGGGCCGGAGCGGCGCAACGATTTATGGAGACCGGGAACGCATCAGCCAGGTGTTGACGAATCTGCTGGCGAATGCCATCAAATATGCTCCAGAATCCGAGACGATTCTGGTTAAACTGAAGAGAGATGAGCAGTTTGTAACGGCATGCGTGCAGGACTTCGGTCCAGGTATCCCTAAAGAATATCAGGAGTACATATTTGAGCCGTTTTACCGCGTCGATACGCCCGACAACGGTTCTAAGCAAGGCCTCGGTTTGGGACTGGCGATAGCGGCAGGCCTGATTAAGCGGCACCAGGGGCGCCTATGGGTAGAAAGTGAGGAGGGCGCAGGCGCAACGTTCTGCTTCACCCTGCCACTCAACGTCCCCGCTGTTTTACAAGAGTCTGAGGACAATGAATCGGCTCCCACGGCTCTGCCGTAG
- a CDS encoding pentapeptide repeat-containing protein gives MGNRLRTWWQKITRPLDAVIMIFLVVLFALVIVIICGYLLHWGWTGLTASSSTSIATEIDTATHKVTTTISQQPGKTLWDWLQLLVIPAVLAIGGYLFNYTTSENERKSTDSRDKTARDIASNNQREAILQSYIDKMSPLLLEKNLSNKATNEAKTIGRVRTLTTFPHLDGQRKRVVLMFLYETGLLDKDHTIVPLKEADLSFINLISASLRRANLSGTILFKADLRFVDLSGADLSNANLTEADLSFGDLSDANLSGADFSGADLSGANLSRADLSGAIIFEKQLSQAISLKDAIMVDGSKHS, from the coding sequence ATGGGAAACAGGTTGCGAACATGGTGGCAGAAGATTACGAGGCCATTGGATGCCGTCATCATGATTTTCCTCGTCGTTTTGTTCGCGCTCGTCATTGTGATTATCTGCGGTTACCTGCTCCATTGGGGTTGGACAGGGCTTACTGCATCTTCCAGCACATCTATAGCCACTGAAATCGACACCGCAACGCACAAAGTCACGACAACGATAAGCCAGCAACCAGGAAAAACATTATGGGACTGGCTGCAGTTGCTTGTCATTCCGGCAGTACTTGCCATAGGTGGCTATCTCTTCAATTACACTACGAGCGAAAATGAGCGAAAGTCTACAGATAGCCGTGATAAGACCGCGCGCGATATCGCATCGAATAACCAGCGCGAGGCAATCTTGCAATCATACATTGATAAGATGTCCCCGCTGCTGCTCGAGAAAAACCTGTCTAATAAGGCAACCAATGAAGCGAAAACTATAGGCCGCGTGCGAACGCTGACAACTTTCCCTCATCTGGATGGGCAACGAAAAAGAGTTGTGCTTATGTTTCTTTATGAAACCGGGTTGTTAGACAAAGACCATACCATTGTCCCTTTAAAAGAGGCTGATCTCAGCTTTATCAACCTGATTTCGGCCAGTCTACGCAGAGCAAACCTGAGCGGAACAATTTTATTTAAGGCCGATTTAAGGTTCGTTGATCTGAGTGGTGCCGACCTGAGCAATGCCAATCTCACCGAAGCCGACCTGAGCTTCGGTGACCTGAGTGATGCCAATCTCAGCGGGGCCGACTTCAGCGGTGCTGATCTCAGCGGGGCCAATCTGAGCAGGGCTGATCTAAGTGGAGCTATAATCTTCGAGAAACAACTGAGCCAGGCAATATCGCTCAAAGATGCTATTATGGTGGATGGATCAAAGCATTCATAA
- a CDS encoding ATP-binding protein: protein MTLNKGNSDQLPAASMLAGSSSQDITDTSLPETSAPTFYGRLTEKQLALLLQASHDAFIVHDENGHVLFWNSGASRLYGWSQEEIQRKNVHSVLKTEPSVPLAEIEQTLREKGSWEGELEQSRSDGEPLVVASRWIVLELPESTSMTILEVNRDITELRRTLQHLRFLTEASKLLVSSLDYPDVLVQVAQHAVPMVADWCRIDLLREDGTLYPLAIAHVDPEKVAWAYELSAKTPYDPDAPGGVPAVIRTRTSEFYPFIPDEMLVAAAKDEQELEMIRSIGFSSVITVPIVLQERGIGAITLVTTETKRHYTPTDLTMAEELANRISMAMENARMYRQLQEFNANLEQKVIERTAALTESSEALRQLNAELQRSNQELQDFAYVASHDLQEPLRKIQAFGNLLEEEYGSVLSEGKTYLDRMRNAASRMQVLINDLLIFSRVTTKALPFSEVDLNVIAREVVIDLEALLQATRGTVEIDTLPIIEADPLQMRQLLQNLIGNALKFHRPGVPPCVSVAAELQVNPEASEEQCVIAVRDNGIGFDEKYLDRIFTVFQRLHSRGEYEGTGIGLAVVRKIVERHGGSITARSAVGEGSTFLVTLPLRQTAKPLINE, encoded by the coding sequence ATGACCTTGAATAAAGGAAACAGCGATCAGCTTCCCGCTGCTTCTATGCTTGCTGGTTCATCGTCTCAGGATATTACAGATACCAGCTTGCCTGAGACTTCGGCTCCCACCTTTTATGGCCGGCTTACGGAGAAGCAACTCGCGTTGCTCCTGCAGGCATCGCACGATGCGTTTATCGTTCACGACGAGAATGGCCATGTGCTGTTCTGGAATTCTGGAGCCAGCCGGCTTTATGGTTGGTCGCAAGAGGAAATCCAGCGCAAGAATGTGCATAGCGTGCTGAAGACCGAACCCTCCGTGCCACTGGCGGAGATTGAACAAACCCTGCGCGAAAAAGGCAGCTGGGAAGGTGAGCTTGAACAGAGTAGGAGTGATGGAGAGCCTCTCGTGGTTGCTAGCCGCTGGATCGTATTGGAGCTGCCGGAGAGTACGTCGATGACGATTTTAGAAGTCAATCGGGATATCACTGAACTGCGGCGTACCCTCCAACACCTGCGATTCTTGACAGAAGCCAGTAAGTTGCTAGTCTCCTCGCTCGATTACCCGGATGTACTGGTACAGGTGGCTCAACATGCCGTACCCATGGTCGCGGATTGGTGCCGTATTGATCTGCTTCGCGAGGATGGGACGCTTTACCCGTTGGCCATCGCGCATGTCGATCCTGAGAAGGTGGCCTGGGCTTACGAATTGAGCGCAAAGACCCCGTATGATCCCGATGCCCCAGGCGGAGTCCCTGCCGTGATACGCACACGAACATCTGAATTTTACCCATTTATTCCAGATGAAATGCTGGTGGCCGCGGCGAAAGATGAACAGGAGCTTGAAATGATTCGCTCCATCGGCTTCTCCTCAGTGATCACTGTTCCCATCGTTTTGCAGGAACGAGGGATAGGCGCAATCACTCTGGTGACAACCGAAACGAAGCGACACTATACTCCTACCGATTTGACGATGGCAGAAGAACTCGCCAACCGTATCTCCATGGCCATGGAAAACGCCCGCATGTACCGCCAGCTTCAGGAGTTCAACGCCAATCTGGAGCAGAAGGTGATTGAGCGAACTGCTGCTTTGACGGAGTCGAGCGAGGCGTTGCGCCAGTTGAACGCCGAATTGCAGCGCAGCAACCAGGAACTGCAAGATTTTGCCTATGTTGCCTCGCATGATTTACAGGAACCACTGCGCAAAATCCAGGCCTTCGGCAATCTGCTGGAAGAAGAATACGGTTCCGTCCTGAGCGAAGGTAAAACATACCTGGATCGCATGCGTAATGCCGCATCGCGTATGCAGGTATTGATCAACGATCTCTTAATATTCTCTCGCGTCACCACAAAGGCCCTGCCGTTTAGCGAGGTCGATCTGAATGTGATCGCACGCGAGGTGGTTATCGACCTGGAAGCCCTGCTACAGGCAACCAGAGGAACAGTCGAGATCGACACGCTACCCATCATCGAGGCCGATCCTTTGCAGATGCGCCAGTTGCTGCAAAATCTGATTGGCAATGCATTAAAATTTCATCGTCCTGGCGTTCCACCGTGCGTTTCCGTTGCTGCTGAATTGCAGGTGAATCCGGAGGCATCCGAAGAACAATGTGTGATTGCCGTCCGCGATAATGGCATTGGCTTCGATGAGAAATACCTTGATCGTATTTTTACCGTTTTTCAGCGGCTACATAGCCGGGGAGAATACGAGGGAACAGGTATCGGCCTGGCAGTCGTACGAAAAATTGTCGAACGGCACGGCGGGTCTATTACCGCGAGAAGCGCTGTCGGGGAAGGCTCAACATTCCTCGTAACGCTTCCACTCCGGCAGACCGCGAAACCCCTAATAAATGAGTAA
- a CDS encoding amidohydrolase family protein, protein MSQNAADSTSFPSGRPVVFRNATVLTIDPSLGMIEQGDVLVVDNRIAEVGRQLTAPDGAMEIDASGGILMPGMVDTHRHMWQTALRGYGADWTLTNYFQFYYLNWGKIFRPEDIYAGNLLSAIEAVDAGVTTAVDWSHGLQTVEYADAAVDALEAVPGRFVLAYGNLLGAPWEWTRAPEFADFIKRRIDGRGDMLRMQIAFDVTGDPAFPEKAAFEAARDFNLPVTTHAGVWGVTKDDSIRMMYDHGFMTPSTIYVHAASLSDDSYQRIAATGGHASVSAESEDNAGQGYPPTWKLRRHNIPVSLSMDTSVWWSADLFSAMRATLNADRAREHMEAHKRGETVMLSHLRAEQVVAYATIGGAEALGMGNIIGSITPGKKADLVLIKNDSSPAMFPVLHPYGHVVFQAGRGDVHTVMVDGKVIKYDHRLIGIDLEKARQAVAKTVEYARSKMGEQAWNEGMNPEKAEVELIENPYTYTHSEHAQTGQQE, encoded by the coding sequence ATGAGCCAGAATGCAGCAGACAGCACTTCCTTCCCCTCAGGACGCCCGGTGGTATTTCGCAACGCCACCGTGCTGACTATCGATCCTTCACTCGGGATGATTGAACAAGGCGATGTCCTCGTCGTTGATAACCGCATTGCGGAAGTCGGGAGACAGCTTACTGCTCCTGATGGTGCCATGGAGATCGACGCGAGCGGCGGCATTCTCATGCCCGGTATGGTCGACACCCATCGCCATATGTGGCAGACAGCACTTCGTGGATACGGCGCGGACTGGACCCTCACAAACTATTTCCAATTCTACTACCTGAACTGGGGCAAGATTTTCCGCCCCGAAGATATCTATGCCGGCAACCTCCTGTCCGCGATTGAGGCTGTAGACGCCGGAGTCACCACGGCAGTTGACTGGTCTCATGGCTTGCAAACTGTTGAATATGCCGATGCCGCGGTGGATGCGCTCGAAGCGGTTCCGGGGCGCTTCGTTCTCGCCTATGGCAATCTACTTGGAGCGCCCTGGGAGTGGACAAGGGCGCCGGAGTTTGCCGATTTCATCAAGCGCCGTATCGATGGGCGCGGAGATATGCTGCGTATGCAGATTGCCTTTGACGTGACTGGCGACCCGGCCTTCCCCGAAAAGGCGGCTTTCGAGGCGGCGCGTGACTTCAACCTGCCGGTGACAACCCATGCCGGTGTGTGGGGCGTCACCAAAGATGATAGTATCCGTATGATGTATGACCATGGATTCATGACCCCGTCTACTATCTACGTACACGCGGCATCGCTGTCCGATGATTCGTACCAGCGTATCGCCGCAACGGGCGGTCATGCCTCCGTGTCCGCCGAGAGCGAGGATAACGCCGGACAGGGCTATCCGCCGACCTGGAAGCTCCGGCGGCATAACATCCCGGTTTCTTTGTCGATGGATACCAGCGTGTGGTGGAGCGCCGATCTATTCTCTGCCATGCGTGCCACGCTCAATGCCGACCGCGCTCGCGAGCATATGGAAGCGCATAAACGCGGCGAAACCGTCATGCTCTCTCACCTGCGCGCCGAGCAGGTTGTCGCCTACGCCACGATTGGAGGAGCCGAAGCGTTAGGGATGGGCAACATTATCGGCAGTATCACTCCGGGCAAAAAGGCCGATCTCGTCCTGATTAAGAATGATTCCTCGCCCGCCATGTTCCCGGTGCTTCATCCCTACGGACATGTCGTGTTCCAGGCCGGACGCGGCGATGTGCATACGGTGATGGTGGATGGCAAGGTCATCAAGTACGACCACCGCCTCATCGGCATTGACCTTGAAAAGGCCAGGCAGGCCGTGGCGAAAACGGTTGAATACGCGCGATCTAAAATGGGCGAACAGGCCTGGAATGAGGGTATGAACCCCGAGAAGGCAGAAGTTGAACTGATTGAGAATCCATATACCTACACCCATTCTGAACATGCGCAGACCGGGCAACAGGAGTAA